A portion of the Homalodisca vitripennis isolate AUS2020 chromosome 2, UT_GWSS_2.1, whole genome shotgun sequence genome contains these proteins:
- the LOC124353387 gene encoding zwei Ig domain protein zig-8-like — MCVRMAWGSGVALLVALLTAADQATMGRLPESSTEVAASLNDLEASFPPALPPRFVTDNSSVVTAQTGSTALVPCVIHNIGDGMISWIRRKDYHLLTVGLTTYTGDERYQAIHVQNSEDWTLQIKFVQQRDAGLYECQVSSHPPISIFIELKVVEARAEISGPSEKYLKLGSLLRLVCTLKQSPEPPVYVFWYHNNRMVNYDNDRGINVTSELAAKTSSLVIASATRDHSGNYSCVPNNAQPASTVVHILNGENPAAMQTGGRGLSWLHCPSLLLLIASLVASSSSLSSRPCLLITTVKDL, encoded by the exons CCACGATGGGTCGACTTCCCGAGAGCTCTACGGAAGTGGCAGCATCTTTGAACGACCTAGAGGCCTCTTTCCCTCCCGCCCTTCCGCCAAGGTTCGTCACGGACAACTCCAGCGTGGTCACCGCTCAGACCGGCAGCACCGCTCTTGTGCCCTGCGTCATTCACAACATCGGCGATGGAATG ATATCGTGGATACGGAGGAAGGACTACCACCTGCTCACAGTCGGGCTGACGACGTACACGGGAGACGAGAGGTACCAGGCCATTCATGTCCAGAACTCCGAG GACTGGACGCTGCAGATAAAGTTTGTGCAGCAGCGAGACGCGGGGCTCTACGAGTGCCAAGTGTCTTCACATCCACCAATCAGTATATTTATAGAACTTAAAGTTGTTG AGGCTAGAGCAGAAATCTCTGGACCGTCTGAGAAGTACCTGAAGTTGGGCAGTTTGCTGCGGCTGGTGTGCACGCTGAAGCAGAGTCCCGAGCCTCCAGTGTACGTGTTCTGGTACCACAACAACCGCATGGTCAACTATGACAACGACCGGGGCATCAACGTGACGTCAGAGCTGGCGGCTAAAACGAGTTCCCTCGTTATAGCGTCGGCCACCAGAGACCACTCGGGCAACTACTCTTGTGTGCCCAACAACGCTCAGCCGGCGAGTACTGTCGTTCACATACTCAACG GTGAGAACCCTGCTGCGATGCAGACTGGTGGGAGGGGTCTGTCATGGCTTCACTGCCCGTCGTTGTTGCTGCTGATTGCGTCTCTGGTAGCATCATCATCATCCCTGTCCAGCAGACCTTGTCTACTCATCACGACAGTGAAAGACCTCTAG